One segment of Engraulis encrasicolus isolate BLACKSEA-1 chromosome 7, IST_EnEncr_1.0, whole genome shotgun sequence DNA contains the following:
- the LOC134452331 gene encoding zinc finger protein 585B-like produces MRIFRGASSQLALNMDAMKEEDIYAFLPEHLSTDTKYSGTCRGTTPICKEEPCLSHELEGGEKSHVTKCCGDEIISTTQPSTLSQQAIPVKVIKEEDIHDFLPEYLYRTKEEENETGTSYMKKEVIGVKRETEYSLMEYNGDMALIDEHQTASTSTDHQQCATSEKRFEAEQHQRTHAPGTPFKCDTCGKGFTHKGDLNKHQRTHTGERPYQCATCGKGFTEKGNLISHQRIHTGERPYQCAMCGKGFMWKCDLISHQRIHTGERPYQCATCGKGFTHKGHLNTHQRTHTGERPYQCATCGKGFIQNCDLISHQRIHTGERPYQCATCGKGFIQNCNLISHQRIHTGERPYQCATCGKGFKQKYALITHQRTHTGERPYQCATCGKGFIQNCSLISHQRIHTGERPYQCATCGKGFGQKYSLNRHQRIHAGEGPQ; encoded by the exons atgagaatcttcagagGTGCCTCATCGCAACTCGCACTGAACATGGATGCCATGAAGGAAGAGGACATCTATGCCTTTTTACCAGAGCATTTGTCTACAGACACCAAATATAGTGGCACTTGTAGAGGTACTACACCAATCTGCAAAGAAGAACCATGTTTATCCCATGAACTTGAAGGAGGGGAGAAGTCTCATGTCACGAAATGTTGTGGTGATGAGATAATTTCTACAACTCAGCCATCAACTCTATCACAACAGGCAATACCTGTGAAGGTGATTAAAGAAGAAGATATTCATGATTTCCTCCCCGAGTATTTGTACAGaacaaaggaggaagagaatgaaactgGCACATCGTACATGAAAAAAGAAGTCATTGGcgtgaaaagagaaacagagtatTCTCTAATGGAATACAATGGAGACATGGCCCTAATAG ATGAACACCAGACAGCTTCTACTAGCACAGACCATCAACAGTGTGCCACATCTGAAAAGAGGTTCGAAGCAGAACAGCACCAGAGAACCCATGCACCAGGAACCCCATTCAAATGTGacacatgtggaaaaggatttaCACATAAGGGTGATCTCAACaagcatcagagaacccatactggagaaaggccttaccagtgtgctacatgtggaaaaggctttacagAGAAAGGCAACCTCATTTCCCATCAGAGGATCCATACTGGAGAACGGCCATACCAGTGTGCTATGTGTGGAAAAGGATTCATGTGGAAATGTGATCTCATTTCCCATCAGAGGATCCATACTGGAGAACGGccataccagtgtgctacatgtgggaaAGGATTTACACATAAGGGTCATCTCAACacgcatcagagaacccatactggagaaaggccttaccagtgtgctacatgtggaaaaggattcATACAGAACTGTGATCTCATTTCCCATCAGAGGATCCATACTGGAGAACGGccataccagtgtgctacatgcgGAAAAGGCTTCATACAGAACTGTAATCTCATTTCCCATCAGAGGATCCATACTGGAGAACGGccataccagtgtgctacatgtggaaaaggctttaaacAGAAATATGCCCTTAtcacccatcagagaacccatactggagaaaggccttaccagtgtgctacatgtggaaaaggcttcatACAGAACTGTAGTCTCATTTCCCATCAGAGGATCCATACTGGAGAACGGccataccagtgtgctacatgtgggaaAGGATTTGGACAGAAATATTCTCTCAACAGGCACCAGAGAATCCATGCTGGAGAAGGTCCTCAGTAG
- the LOC134452339 gene encoding zinc finger protein 239-like, whose translation MKEEAMAVKRETESSLMECNGDMALIDEHQTASTSTDHQQCATSEKSFKAEQHQRTHAPGTPFKCATCGKGFKHKGHLNKHQRTHTGERPYQCVLCGKGFTEKGSLISHQRIHTGERPYQCDMCGKSFIKSCNLISHQRIHTGERPYQCTTCGKGFKQKSDLITHQRTHTGERPYQCTTCGKGFTEKGSLIRHQRIHTGERPYQCATCGKGFTTIRDLTIHQRTHTGDKPYQCSTCGAAFSQLFSLAYHQKTHTGERPYQCATCGKGFKQKCDLITHQRIHTGERPYQCATCGKGFGRKHDLNRHQRIHAGEGPQ comes from the exons ATGAAAGAAGAAGCCATGGCcgtgaaaagagaaacagagtctTCTCTAATGGAATGCAATGGAGACATGGCCCTAATAG ATGAACACCAGACAGCTTCTACTAGCACAGACCATCAACAGTGTGCCACATCTGAAAAGAGTTTTAAAGCAGAACAGCACCAGAGAACCCATGCACCAGGAACCCCATTCAAATGTGCcacatgtgggaaaggatttAAACATAAGGGTCATCTCAACaagcatcagagaacccatactggagaaaggccttaccagtgtgttttgtgtggaaaaggctttacagAGAAAGGCAGCCTCATTTCCCATCAGaggatccatactggagaaaggccttaccagtgtgatATGTGTGGGAAAAGCTTCATAAAAAGCTGTAATCTCATTTCCCATCAGaggatccatactggagaaaggccttaccagtgtactacatgtggaaaaggtttTAAACAGAAAAGTgacctcatcacccatcagagaacccatactggagaaaggccttaccagtgtactacatgtggaaaaggcttcacAGAGAAAGGCAGCCTCATCAGGCATCAGAGGATCCATACTGGAGAACGGccataccagtgtgctacatgtgggaaAGGCTTTACAACTATACGTGACCTCACCatccatcagagaacccatactggagataAACCATATCAATGTTCAACATGCGGAGCAGCCTTTTCACAACTCTTCTCTTTGGCTTATCACCAGAAAAcccacactggagaaaggccttaccagtgtgctacatgtggaaaaggatttaAACAGAAATGTGACCTTATcacccatcagagaatccatactggagaaaggccttaccagtgtgctacatgtggaaaaggatttgGACGGAAACATGATCTCAACAGGCACCAGAGAATCCATGCTGGAGAAGGTCCTCAGTAG